One stretch of Oceanimonas pelagia DNA includes these proteins:
- a CDS encoding TIGR04211 family SH3 domain-containing protein, which yields MRAKLLLLCSLFWVSQTSAATRYISDDVYAFLHAGPSNQYRIIGSIKAGEPVDLLDRNAATKYVQIKDADGRTGWMDGQFLQTDASFRSRLPELEKALSEARAQLAGVDERHARDVADKVSLIERQQQELASLTARLDELSSSHERLSSENERLTSLMDNKEHQMRLDWLVHGGLVAGVGALVGFVLPMVPLRRRKRQDRWMN from the coding sequence GTGAGAGCAAAACTTCTGCTGCTGTGCAGCCTGTTTTGGGTGAGCCAGACCAGTGCCGCCACCCGCTACATTTCCGATGACGTGTATGCTTTTCTGCATGCCGGTCCCAGCAACCAGTACCGCATTATCGGCTCCATCAAGGCCGGTGAGCCGGTGGACCTGCTGGATCGCAACGCCGCCACCAAGTATGTACAAATAAAGGACGCCGACGGCCGTACCGGCTGGATGGACGGCCAGTTTCTGCAAACCGACGCCAGCTTTCGCTCCCGCCTGCCGGAGCTGGAAAAGGCGCTCAGCGAAGCCCGAGCACAACTGGCCGGCGTGGACGAACGTCACGCCCGGGACGTGGCCGACAAGGTCAGCCTGATCGAGCGCCAGCAGCAGGAGCTGGCCTCCCTGACCGCCCGCCTGGACGAGCTCAGCAGCAGCCATGAGCGGCTGTCCAGCGAAAATGAACGCCTGACCAGCCTGATGGACAACAAGGAGCACCAGATGCGCCTGGACTGGCTGGTGCACGGTGGTCTGGTGGCCGGTGTCGGCGCCCTGGTGGGCTTTGTGCTGCCGATGGTGCCCCTGCGGCGGCGCAAGCGCCAGGACAGATGGATGAACTAA
- a CDS encoding TIGR00153 family protein, translating into MPVNTILGLFAKSPIKPLQKHVMKVHEAAQQLVPFFDAMWEQDWESAERIQRRISQLEREADALKREIRLKLPRGLFMPVERTDMLELLTQQDKIANKAKDISGRIVGRQMAIPVELKSAFMDYLNRCIDATAQAAKAIDELDELLETGFKGREMDLVTDMIHQLDLIEDDTDVMQAKLRRQLQAIEENYNPIDVMFLYKILEWVGDLADQAERVGSRLELMLSRS; encoded by the coding sequence ATGCCAGTTAATACTATTTTGGGACTCTTTGCCAAGTCTCCTATCAAGCCCCTGCAGAAGCATGTGATGAAGGTCCATGAAGCTGCGCAGCAATTGGTTCCCTTCTTCGACGCCATGTGGGAGCAGGACTGGGAAAGCGCCGAACGGATCCAGCGTCGCATTTCCCAGCTGGAACGGGAAGCCGATGCGCTGAAGCGCGAAATCCGCCTCAAACTCCCCCGCGGCCTGTTCATGCCGGTGGAACGCACCGACATGCTGGAGCTGCTCACCCAACAGGACAAGATCGCCAACAAGGCCAAGGATATCTCCGGCCGCATCGTGGGCCGCCAGATGGCCATTCCGGTTGAGCTCAAGTCCGCCTTCATGGACTACCTCAACCGCTGTATCGATGCCACCGCTCAGGCGGCCAAGGCCATCGACGAGCTCGACGAACTGCTGGAAACCGGCTTCAAGGGCCGGGAAATGGATCTGGTCACCGACATGATCCACCAGCTGGACCTGATTGAAGACGACACCGACGTGATGCAGGCCAAGCTGCGCCGCCAGCTGCAGGCCATTGAAGAAAACTACAACCCCATCGACGTCATGTTCCTGTACAAGATCCTTGAGTGGGTCGGCGACCTGGCCGATCAGGCCGAGCGGGTGGGTTCCCGCCTGGAACTCATGCTGTCCCGCTCCTGA
- the putA gene encoding bifunctional proline dehydrogenase/L-glutamate gamma-semialdehyde dehydrogenase PutA, producing the protein MFTVARVFAPDYSPSDLAALRQDITHNYAVEENAWLARLLEQLPASGPDMAHLESQARRLVTRVREQSDGGDGIDAFLQQYSLDTQEGIILMCLAEALLRIPDSHTADELIKDKLSGADWARHFRQSDSTLVNASTWGLMLTGRIVRMDKKLDGNPANVLSRMINRLGEPVVRSAMYAAMKIMGKQFVLGRTIGEALKASRKSREQGYTHSYDMLGEAAMTAADAEKYRADYASAIAAVGNEKLNHPEVPRPSISIKLSALHPRYEEANRARVLSELYATVEGLLQTARKLDVFITIDAEEMDRLELSLDLFEKLYRSDVNQGWGGLGLVVQAYSKRALPVLCWLTALAREQGDEIPLRLVKGAYWDSEIKHSQQAGLDGYPVYTRKAGTDVAYLVCARYLLSAATEGAIYPQFATHNAHTVVAVLNMAGERRFEFQRLHGMGEELYDAVLTENPGLHCRIYAPVGAHKDLLPYLVRRLLENGANTSFVHKLVDPDTPIDTLITHPVTSLRECRSLANDRIPLPRNIFADRKNSAGINLNIAATRTPLFHTLEQLAGKQWQAAPLVAGKTVSGEQRPVLSPQNTAQQVGTVVFADKTTVEQAITHAENAFKGWRDTQVETRAAALEKLADLLEANSAEFISLCAREAGKLLQDGIDEVREAVDFCRYYANEGRRLMAEPVKLPGYTGELNLLQAQGRGPFVCISPWNFPLAIFLGQVSAALITGNTVLAKPAEQTSLIAHRAVTLAHEAGIPGDVLQLLPGDGASVGAALTADPRIAGVCFTGSTDTARLINQTLASRDGAIVPLIAETGGQNAMIVDSTALPEQVVRDVLRAAFQSAGQRCSALRVLYLQDDIADRVLELLEGAMQELSVADPALWSTDVGPVIDADAQSGLQEHLDAMKAAGHRIIAEAPMPEACANGFYIRPTALEIGGIGELEKEQFGPILHVARFRAKDIDKVIDDINATGYGLTLGVHSRNESFAAQVASRIEAGNVYINRDQIGAMVGVQPFGGRGLSGTGPKAGGPHYLARFITEKTITNNTTAIGGNATLLSLGEG; encoded by the coding sequence ATGTTTACCGTCGCCCGTGTTTTCGCTCCCGATTACTCCCCTTCCGATCTGGCCGCACTGCGTCAGGACATCACGCACAACTATGCGGTGGAAGAAAACGCCTGGCTGGCCCGGCTGCTGGAGCAGTTGCCCGCCTCGGGGCCGGACATGGCACACCTGGAAAGCCAGGCCCGCCGGCTGGTAACCCGGGTGCGGGAACAGAGCGACGGCGGCGACGGCATCGATGCCTTTTTGCAGCAATACAGCCTGGACACCCAGGAAGGCATCATTCTGATGTGCCTGGCCGAAGCCCTGCTGCGCATTCCCGACAGTCATACCGCCGACGAACTGATCAAGGACAAGCTGTCCGGGGCAGACTGGGCCAGGCATTTTCGCCAGAGCGACTCCACCCTGGTCAACGCTTCCACCTGGGGACTGATGCTCACCGGGCGCATCGTGCGCATGGACAAGAAGCTCGACGGCAATCCGGCCAACGTGCTGAGCCGCATGATCAACCGTCTGGGCGAGCCGGTGGTGCGCTCGGCCATGTATGCCGCCATGAAAATCATGGGCAAGCAGTTTGTGCTGGGGCGCACCATCGGTGAAGCGCTCAAGGCCAGCCGCAAGTCCCGGGAGCAGGGCTACACCCACTCCTACGACATGCTGGGCGAGGCGGCCATGACCGCCGCCGACGCCGAGAAATACCGGGCCGATTACGCCAGCGCCATTGCCGCCGTGGGGAATGAAAAGCTCAACCACCCCGAGGTGCCGCGTCCGTCCATTTCCATCAAGCTGTCGGCATTGCACCCCCGTTACGAAGAAGCCAACCGTGCGCGGGTACTGTCCGAGCTGTATGCCACCGTGGAAGGACTGCTGCAAACCGCCCGCAAACTGGATGTGTTCATTACCATCGATGCGGAAGAAATGGATCGGCTGGAGCTGTCGCTCGACCTGTTTGAAAAGCTCTATCGCAGTGACGTCAACCAGGGCTGGGGCGGCCTGGGGCTGGTGGTGCAGGCCTATTCCAAACGGGCGTTGCCGGTGCTGTGCTGGCTGACCGCCCTAGCCCGGGAGCAGGGCGATGAGATTCCGCTGCGGCTGGTCAAGGGCGCCTACTGGGACAGCGAGATCAAACACAGCCAGCAGGCCGGGCTCGACGGCTACCCGGTTTATACCCGCAAGGCGGGCACCGATGTGGCCTATCTGGTGTGCGCCCGCTACCTGCTGAGCGCCGCTACCGAGGGGGCCATCTATCCGCAGTTTGCCACTCACAACGCGCATACCGTGGTGGCGGTGCTCAATATGGCCGGCGAGCGACGCTTTGAATTTCAGCGCCTGCACGGCATGGGCGAGGAGCTCTACGACGCCGTGCTGACGGAAAACCCCGGTCTGCACTGCCGCATCTACGCCCCGGTGGGTGCCCACAAGGATCTGCTGCCCTATCTGGTGCGCCGGCTGCTGGAAAATGGTGCCAACACCTCCTTTGTGCACAAGCTGGTGGATCCGGACACCCCCATCGATACCCTGATCACCCATCCGGTAACCAGCCTGCGGGAATGCCGCAGCCTGGCCAACGACAGAATTCCACTGCCCCGCAACATTTTTGCCGATCGCAAAAACTCTGCCGGCATCAACCTGAACATTGCAGCCACCCGCACGCCCCTGTTTCACACACTGGAGCAGCTCGCCGGCAAGCAATGGCAGGCCGCGCCCCTGGTGGCCGGCAAGACGGTGAGCGGTGAACAGCGTCCGGTGCTCAGCCCGCAAAACACGGCTCAGCAGGTGGGCACAGTGGTATTTGCCGACAAGACCACGGTGGAGCAGGCCATTACCCATGCCGAAAACGCCTTTAAAGGCTGGCGGGATACACAGGTAGAAACCCGGGCGGCGGCACTGGAAAAACTGGCAGATTTGCTTGAAGCAAACAGCGCCGAGTTTATTTCCCTGTGTGCCAGAGAGGCGGGCAAGCTGCTGCAGGACGGCATCGACGAGGTGCGTGAGGCGGTGGACTTCTGCCGTTATTACGCCAATGAAGGCCGCCGGCTGATGGCCGAGCCCGTCAAGCTGCCCGGCTACACCGGCGAGCTTAATCTGCTGCAGGCACAGGGCCGCGGCCCCTTTGTGTGCATCAGCCCGTGGAATTTTCCCCTGGCGATCTTTCTCGGCCAGGTGAGCGCGGCACTGATTACCGGCAATACCGTGCTGGCCAAGCCCGCCGAGCAGACCAGCCTGATCGCCCACCGGGCGGTGACCCTGGCTCATGAGGCGGGCATTCCCGGTGACGTGCTGCAGCTGCTGCCCGGCGACGGCGCCTCCGTCGGTGCCGCACTCACGGCAGATCCGCGCATTGCCGGCGTGTGCTTTACCGGCTCCACCGACACCGCCCGGCTGATCAACCAGACCCTGGCAAGTCGCGACGGCGCCATTGTGCCGCTGATCGCCGAAACCGGTGGTCAGAACGCCATGATAGTGGACTCCACCGCCCTGCCCGAGCAGGTAGTGCGGGACGTGCTGCGCGCCGCCTTTCAGAGCGCCGGCCAGCGCTGCTCGGCATTGCGGGTGCTGTATTTGCAGGACGACATCGCCGACCGGGTACTGGAGCTCCTTGAAGGCGCCATGCAGGAGCTGAGCGTGGCGGATCCGGCGCTCTGGTCCACCGACGTGGGCCCGGTGATCGACGCCGATGCTCAGAGCGGGCTGCAGGAACACCTGGATGCGATGAAGGCCGCCGGCCACCGAATCATTGCCGAAGCGCCCATGCCCGAGGCCTGCGCCAACGGCTTTTATATTCGCCCCACGGCGCTGGAAATCGGCGGCATCGGTGAACTCGAAAAGGAGCAGTTCGGTCCCATACTGCACGTGGCACGCTTCAGGGCGAAGGACATCGACAAGGTGATCGACGACATCAACGCCACCGGCTACGGCCTGACCCTGGGCGTGCACAGCCGCAACGAATCCTTTGCCGCCCAGGTGGCCAGCCGGATCGAGGCCGGCAACGTCTATATCAACCGCGATCAGATTGGCGCCATGGTGGGTGTGCAGCCCTTTGGCGGCCGGGGCCTGTCGGGCACCGGTCCCAAGGCCGGCGGCCCGCACTACCTGGCCCGCTTCATCACCGAAAAAACCATCACCAACAACACCACCGCCATTGGCGGCAATGCCACCCTGCTGTCATTGGGAGAAGGGTAA
- a CDS encoding inorganic phosphate transporter has protein sequence MDIIANYGTTLILVAAVFGFFMAWGIGANDVANAMGTSVGTRSLTIKQAIIIAMIFEFAGAYLAGGEVTSTIRSGIIDSSAFNDHPDLLVFGMIASLLAAGTWLLLASYFGWPVSTTHSIIGAIVGFALVSLGSEAVHWGKLGGVVGSWIVTPALSGLLAYFTFISVQRLIFNADSPLAAAKKYVPAYIFLTVMVICLVTLKKGLKHVGLELSDMQSWGLSVLVSLASAVLCGIYIKGRSYNPNDDKDMHYSNVEKVFGILMVVTACAMAFAHGSNDVANAIGPLSAVVSVVESAGQIASQSSIAWWILPLGGVGIVIGLASLGHKVMATVGTGITHLTPSRGFAAQLATAATVVIASGTGLPISTTQTLVGAVMGVGLARGIAALNLNVLRNIVVSWVVTLPAGAVLAIVFFYAIQWMFT, from the coding sequence ATGGATATCATTGCTAACTACGGCACCACGCTGATCCTGGTGGCGGCCGTCTTCGGCTTCTTCATGGCCTGGGGCATTGGCGCCAACGACGTGGCCAACGCCATGGGCACCTCCGTCGGCACCCGTTCCCTGACCATCAAGCAGGCGATCATCATCGCCATGATCTTTGAATTCGCCGGCGCCTACCTGGCCGGCGGCGAGGTCACCTCCACCATTCGCAGCGGCATTATCGACTCCAGCGCCTTTAACGACCATCCCGACCTGCTGGTGTTCGGCATGATCGCCTCGCTGCTGGCCGCCGGCACCTGGCTGCTGCTGGCATCCTACTTCGGCTGGCCGGTGTCCACCACCCACTCCATCATCGGCGCCATCGTCGGCTTCGCACTGGTGTCGCTGGGTTCCGAGGCCGTGCACTGGGGCAAGCTGGGCGGCGTGGTCGGCTCCTGGATCGTCACCCCGGCACTGTCGGGCCTGCTCGCCTACTTCACCTTTATCAGCGTGCAGCGGCTTATCTTTAACGCCGACAGCCCGCTGGCGGCAGCCAAGAAGTACGTGCCCGCCTATATCTTCCTCACCGTCATGGTGATCTGTCTGGTCACCCTGAAAAAGGGCCTCAAGCACGTGGGGCTGGAGCTGAGCGACATGCAAAGCTGGGGGCTGTCGGTGCTGGTATCACTGGCCAGCGCCGTGCTCTGCGGCATTTACATCAAGGGCCGCAGCTACAACCCCAATGACGACAAGGACATGCACTACTCCAACGTGGAGAAGGTATTCGGCATTCTGATGGTGGTCACCGCCTGCGCCATGGCCTTTGCCCACGGCTCCAACGACGTGGCCAACGCCATTGGTCCGCTGTCGGCGGTGGTCAGCGTGGTGGAAAGCGCCGGCCAGATCGCCTCCCAGTCCAGCATTGCCTGGTGGATCCTGCCGCTGGGCGGGGTCGGCATCGTCATCGGCCTGGCGTCCTTGGGGCACAAGGTGATGGCCACGGTGGGCACCGGCATTACCCACCTGACACCCAGCCGGGGCTTTGCGGCCCAGCTGGCTACGGCTGCGACAGTGGTGATCGCATCGGGTACCGGCCTGCCCATTTCCACCACCCAGACGCTGGTAGGGGCGGTGATGGGGGTAGGCCTGGCCCGGGGCATTGCCGCCCTGAACCTGAACGTGCTGCGCAATATCGTGGTTTCCTGGGTGGTGACCCTGCCCGCCGGCGCCGTGCTGGCCATCGTGTTCTTCTACGCCATTCAGTGGATGTTCACCTGA